The following nucleotide sequence is from Triticum dicoccoides isolate Atlit2015 ecotype Zavitan unplaced genomic scaffold, WEW_v2.0 scaffold100543, whole genome shotgun sequence.
CATGAACTTGTTCAGATGCTTGTTCGAGCTGGTGCTGCAGGACCCATACTCCATCATAGCCATGTCCGTCTCGACACCACCAAGCACGAAATGCTTCGGATCCTGGCCCGAGTCGGCATCGCCACGCACATACTCCATCGGATCCTTGCCTATGTCGATGACACCGGGCATGAATTGCATTAGATCCTCATCTGTGTCGACATCACCGGACGCATTCGTCGACGGGGACGCCATGTTCTTGTTGAAGACCCGACACAACGCGTATGTGTCCTGAACAAATCAATCATGCAGGTGTATGTGAGGCGTGGAGCTCCATTACTATAtcaacaaaagaagaagaaaaatgaagaTACCTGGATGTGGTGGCCGTGGAGACGGTACTCATGCATGACCCAGTCGGTCCGTGTGCCGCTAGGCGCTTTGCTGATGTGGAACACAAGCGTCTTCTTCATGCCGATGACGATACCGTTGTGCATGACGGGGCGGTCCTTCCCGGTTGACTTCCAGAACCCTCTGAGCGTCGCCCGCTCCATGCGAAGCCCGGTTGGGTACTTCCGTCCCCTCGGCGCGAACAAGTACCACTCAACTTTGGCCCCAGGGTCGCCTGTGCTGGGTGAGAATGAAATgcctgtgtgtgcatgcacgtcaaaACACATGGAACATAAGTCAGTTGACATATACTACTTGACTTGAAAGGAAAAATCAAAACTTAATCGGTACTAGCTAGCtagtaaaatgaaaaaggaaatcaAGTCAATTTTCATATAATACCGTGGCGATCTTACATATGGATTACAAAGGAAGGAATACAAAAGGTTGGCCTAGGGTGTATAACAGGCCTAAATTCAACTGGTGCGAGATGGATCGGCATATATGGATTACAAAGGAAGGAATACAAAAAGTGGGCCTCAGGTTTGTTTGTTTTGAAATTGGTCATCCATCCAAAATGGCCAAAAGCATCAAGAAGTGAATTCATATATACTTGACGTACTGAAAGAAAATCAAACCTAATATACACATTCATAATATACTTGATTGTATTGATGGGCTTACATGAATAATGTGTGTGATTTGAAACAGGTGGGATGGAACCTAAAGCCCGGGCGGAGATGAGAGAAGGCGCGCTCCATCTCCGCCGTGGCCGCCGGTACTGAAACGCACGCCATGGCTGCctctctccttctccttggggcttGGGCGATCGATCGATCCGTATGGCCGGCCGGCCTTGTGATGACTGACTGCCTGAAGGCAAGTTAAGCTTGTGACGTGAGCACACAACGGAAacggaaatggaaatggaaatgaaaaaaaaaaagaaaaaaaatagtgccGGAGATGAATCGAGAGACCTCGGCTGTGCGGCGCAGGAGAAACGCGGACCGAGCAGACGACACAGATGTGGAGGGGAGAGTTGTAGGTGGGATGGTTGTGCGAGGCGGCTTATAAAGGGTAGGCTACTCAATCTCGGTGGTTGATTCTCTTGGATCCAGCCGTTGATTCGCCATGCGAGTACTGGGCCCCGGTTAGACCCGAGAGAAACTTGGCATCCGGTTTCCTTCTCCACTTCGGCAGGGGCGCACTTGGTGTCTAACGCGGGCGTAACGGAATCCCCCGCTCGCCTCGCACCTGGCCGTACGGAGCATTGCTTCCATCCAGCCGTTGGATGCATATGTCGCCGTCAACAACTTTTTTTTGACCCTCTCATATTATATACTACGTACTATTATACTACTATCTTTTACATCCTACTTAGTTACTGTTTTTAACACAACACAATCAATCACATATACATATACGCTAAATAAAAATGTAcatacactcacccttatgaaTCCATGCACATACACTTTACCCCGTGAGCATCTTCGATCAATCACAACATCTTAAGATTGACGAGGTCCTCATATGCGTCCACTGAAGGAATATTGTCGAAACTTATGAATAAGCCAtgttatatactccctctgtccgaaaatacctATCATCAAAATTGATAAAAAGAGACGTATCTAAAacaaaaatacatctagatacaatcCCTTTTATCcagtttgatgacaagtatttccagacggagggagtatatagtactTATACAAGTAGTGTTTATCTTGCCGGTAAAAAC
It contains:
- the LOC119342671 gene encoding NAC domain containing protein 52-like, whose translation is MACVSVPAATAEMERAFSHLRPGFRFHPTCISFSPSTGDPGAKVEWYLFAPRGRKYPTGLRMERATLRGFWKSTGKDRPVMHNGIVIGMKKTLVFHISKAPSGTRTDWVMHEYRLHGHHIQDTYALCRVFNKNMASPSTNASGDVDTDEDLMQFMPGVIDIGKDPMEYVRGDADSGQDPKHFVLGGVETDMDLMQSMLDGIGTGKDPIQFQAESEDMMQFAFGGMGTYQNPIQIESEVNGVDTDEGEKQFLTDGDDTGNGEMQILTDGANKDQEAMQPMTGGTSVDGDNSGHSWYTNYLAEENNSWMQSPFDDFLYTS